The Spirosoma foliorum genome has a window encoding:
- the cas1b gene encoding type I-B CRISPR-associated endonuclease Cas1b — protein sequence MKQPKYLFNAGRMSRKDNTLKFTPVDEDGTEGQPRYLPIEQVGDLYVFGSLDANSALYNFLGQEGIAVHFFNYYEHYTGSFMPREYLLAGKMQVDQTKHYMSAKKRIDIARRFVEGAANNILRVLKYYDNRDKAKELTDAIVTIERLLSTVPTTTDIPMLMGTEGNIRQTYYGCFDAIVGQTFCMDGRSKRPPQNELNALISFGNTLCYTACLSTIYHTQLNPTISFLHEPGARRYSLALDLAEVFKPILVDRLIFRMVNKRQLQPSDFRSEVGGCVMKEAARKRFVQGFDEQLKETIKHRALGRSVSYRHLVKLECYKLQKHLLGLEEYRPFKAWW from the coding sequence CGTTACCTGCCCATTGAACAGGTTGGCGATTTGTATGTATTTGGGAGTCTGGATGCTAATAGCGCCCTGTATAACTTTCTGGGGCAGGAAGGTATTGCCGTCCATTTCTTCAATTACTACGAGCATTACACGGGCTCATTCATGCCGCGCGAGTATCTGCTGGCGGGTAAGATGCAGGTCGACCAGACGAAGCATTACATGTCGGCCAAAAAGCGTATCGATATTGCCCGCCGATTTGTGGAAGGAGCGGCCAATAATATCCTTCGGGTCCTGAAGTATTACGACAACCGAGACAAAGCGAAAGAGTTAACCGATGCCATCGTAACCATCGAACGTTTATTGAGTACCGTTCCGACCACTACAGACATCCCGATGCTCATGGGCACTGAAGGCAATATCCGCCAAACGTATTACGGCTGCTTCGATGCCATTGTTGGGCAAACCTTTTGCATGGACGGTCGCAGCAAACGCCCACCCCAAAACGAACTCAATGCGCTCATTTCGTTCGGCAACACGCTATGTTATACGGCCTGCCTGAGCACCATTTACCACACGCAACTCAACCCGACGATCAGCTTTTTGCACGAGCCGGGCGCGCGACGGTATTCCCTGGCGCTGGATCTGGCAGAAGTATTCAAGCCCATATTGGTCGACCGGTTAATCTTTCGGATGGTCAACAAACGGCAACTGCAACCATCCGATTTTCGGTCGGAAGTGGGCGGATGCGTCATGAAAGAAGCCGCCCGGAAGCGATTTGTACAGGGTTTCGACGAACAATTGAAGGAAACCATTAAACATCGGGCGTTGGGTCGAAGCGTGAGCTACCGGCATTTAGTCAAGCTGGAATGTTACAAACTACAAAAGCATCTGCTGGGCCTTGAAGAGTATCGACCATTTAAGGCGTGGTGGTAA